The sequence below is a genomic window from Streptococcus oralis.
CGCCCTTCTGTCTGTGGTCCAGAAGTGGAGGAACCCCAGACAAAATCCTTTGGAAATTTTAGCATAGCTTTACCTCTTCGTTTATTCATTTTTCCCATTATATAGAAAAAACAAGGTAAAAACTAGTTACATTTTTGCCTTGTTTTTCTTCTGATTATAGTTTTTATTTCTTGCTGAGGATTTCAAGGGTTTCGAGCAAGTTGTCTGCATGAACTTCGATGGTGTCACCAGTCGCCTTAATCTTAACTTCTACGATGCCATCGGCTGCTTTCTTCCCAACAGTGATACGGATTGGCAGACCAATCAAGTCGCTATCGCTAAACTTCACTCCGACACGTTCGTTACGGTCGTCTGTCAAGACTTCGTAACCAGCATCCATCAAGTTAGCTTCCAGTTTATCTGTCAAGGCTTGCGCTTCTTCGTCTTTGACATTGACAGTGATCAAGTGGACATCAAATGGTGCCAATTCTTTAGGGAAGTTGATTCCCCAAGCATAACGGTATTCACCTTTTGGTGTTTTATTGACAAAAAGGCGAGCGTGTTGCTCCATAACTGCTGAGAGAAGACGGCTAACACCGATACCGTAACAACCCATGATGATTGGCACAGCACGGCCATTTTCATCCAAAACATCTGCGCCCATACTTGCTGAATAACGAGTTCCGAGTTTAAAGATGTGACCAATTTCGATACCACGCGCAAAGTTAAGCACTCCTTGTCCGTCTGGGGAAATTTCACCCTCACGAACTTCGCGGATATCTACGTATTCTGCAGTGAAATCACGACCTGGGTTCACACCCGTCAAGTGGTAACCATCTTCGTTGGCCCCCACAACAGCATTGCGAACATCTTGTACCTTACGGTCTGCAATGATTTTCACATTTTCTGGCAAACCAACTGGGCCAAGCGAACCAAAGCCAGCTGAGATAACATTTGCTACTTCTTCCTCGCTCGCAACATCAAAGAAATCTGCACCCAAGTGGTTTTTCAACTTGACTTCATTGAGTTGGTCATTTCCAACTAGAAGGGCTGCAACAAGCTCACCATCTGCCATGTAGAAGAGGGTTTTGATTGTTTGTTCTTCTGGGACATTTAGGAAGACTGCGACTTCATCGATGGATTTAACACTTGGAGTTTCCACTCGAGTCACTTCTTCTTCCGCAACGACACGGTTGCTTGGTTTGTACTCGTTTGTTGCCATTTCTAAGTTAGCTGCATAGCTAGACTCACTTGAGTAGGCAATGGTATCTTCACCAGAAACCATCCATTTAAGCAATTCTGCCTTGATTTCTTCTTGCACTTCTGCAGGAATTTCGTCAAAGGAGGCAACTGACTTGTCTAAGACAACCCAGCGATCGAGGTCTGTACGGGCTGGTGTAATCGCCATAAATTCTTGGCTATCCTTACCACCCATGGCGCCACCGTCACCGATGATGGCCTTGAAATCCAAACCACTACGAGTGAAAATTCGTTCGTAGGCCGCCTTGTACTCGTCATATGTTACATCCAAACTATCATAATTAGCATGGAAACTATATCCATCTTTCATGATAAATTCACGCGTGCGGAGAAGTCCGTTACGTGGACGTTTTTCATCACGGTACTTGGGCTGGATTTGGTAAAGGTTGAGTGGCAATTGCTTGTAAGACTTGACAGAGTCACGAACAATAGCTGTAAAAGTCTCTTCGTGTGTCGGACCTAGGATAAAGTCCGATTTTTCACGGTTTTTCAATTTATAAAGGTCTTCACCATAGGTTTCATAACGACCTGATTCACGCCAAAGATCGGCACTAAGAAGGGCCGGAGCTAGCATTTCTACCGCACCAATCTTATCAAACTCTTGGCGCATGATATTCTTAGCCTTTTCAATCACACGGTTAGCAAGTGGTAGGTAAGAATAAACACCTGCAGAAACTTGACGAACATAGCCAGCACGCAACATAAGGGCGTGGCTGATAACTTGAGCATCGCTTGGCATTTCGCGAAGCGTAGGGATTAGCATTTTACTTTGTTTCATAATATTCCTCGATTATCTAAAAGAAGAGTCGCATAATGTCATTCCAGGTCACAGCTAGCATCAAGACAACCATGATAACTACACCAGCCATGGTGACATAGGTTTCAATTTCTTGTTTAAGGGGTTTCCGGCGGATAGCCTCTAGGATATTGAGCACAATCTTTCCACCATCCAAAGCCGGAATCGGAATCAAATTAAAAATTCCGATATTGATGGAAATCATAGCTAGGAAATAGAGGATATTCTCAATTCCATTTTTAGCAGCATCGCTACTTGCCTTAAAAATGGCAACGGGACCACCGAGTTTGTTCAAATCTGGATGGAAAATCAAGTTTTTCAGAGCCGAAAGGATACGGAGCCCTGAGTCAGCAGCGGTCGTAAATCCACCAACAAACATGGATAGAAAGTCTGACTTGACCCCCGGTTGAACCCCGAGAATGTAACGTCCTTGATTTTCTTCTGGCGTCACAGTGACTTGCTTTTCGCTACCATTTTCAGAAATGGTCACATCCAAGGTCGGGGCGGTCTTGTCCTTGGTATCTGCTTCCACAGACTGGGTCAAGTCTTGCCAATTCTTAATCTCATGTGAGCCGACCTTGGTAATTTGGGCGGTCTCAGCTACGCCTACCTTTGCCAAAGCTCCCTCTGGCATGACATGAAAGAGATTGGTCTGAGTATCTCTAACACCGCCCTGCAAAAAGATCAAGATCCAAAAAACAACAACACCTAAGATAAAGTTATTCATGGGACCTGCAAAGTTGGTGATGAGCTTGCCCCAGATAGAAGCATTTTGATACTGTACATCCAGAGGAGCGATGCGTACTTCAGTACCATCTTCTTCAACAACCGTTGCATCATGATCCACAGCAAAGGTCTTTTCTTCTTCCAAGACCAAGCCTTTAATGAAGAGCTTGTCTTCAAAGTCAAACTGGGTTACCTGCATAGGAAGAGCCGTTTGATCCAACTTCTTCCCTGAGAGGTTAATCCGTTTGACCTTACCATCATCAGCAAGTGTTAAACTGACTGGGGTTCCTGTCTTGATTTCCGTCGCATCATCGCCCCAACCAGCCATACGAACATATCCTCCTAAAGGAAGGATCCGAATGGTATAAGCAGTGCCATCCTTACCGATATGGGCAAAAATCTTGGGGCCCATACCAATAGCAAATTCACGAACTAGAATGCCTGATTTCTTGGCAAAATAAAAATGTCCAAACTCATGCACCACCACGATAATCCCAAAAACCAGGATAAAGGTTAGCAATCCAATCATTCAATATTCCTTTCTTTAAAACAGGCCAAACAAGTGCATGATAGGAAAGACAACTAGCATACTGTCAAAACGATCCAACACACCGCCATGTCCAGGGATAAATTTGCCAGAATCCTTGACACCGAAATGGCGTTTCATGGCACTCTCAATCAAGTCACCAAACTGACCCGCCACACTGAAGAAGACGGCAAAGAGGCTCATTCTATAAATCCCATAAGGGAGAGCAACTGTGCTGTCTACTAGCATGAAGATTGCTGTTACCAGTACCGCACCTAGAATCCCACCGATAAAGCCCTCAATACTCTTATTAGGAGAAACTCTTGGTGCCAACTTATGCTTGCCAAAATTCATCCCTATCAGGTAAGCCGCACTATCTGTCGCCCAAACGATAAAGAGGGCCAGAAGCACCTTGTCAAAACCTGCCACCCGAGCATCTAGTAAGGCATTAAAACCAAAACCAACATAAAAGCTCACAGCAATTGGAAAGGCAGCATCTTCAATCGTATAGTTTTTACTGAAAACGGTCGTCCCTAGCATAATTGTAATCAAAACACTGTAGGCAACCACATTCCCGTCAACTGGCAGGAATGTCAGATAGTTTTCTAAAGGAATTGTGAGGGCAAAGGTCGCAAAGAGGGTCAAAGCCCCCTCAATGGTCATGGTCTTTAGCCCCTTCATCTGCAAGAGTTCATGGACAGCCAGCATGGCTAACAAACCAATCCCTACCTGCAACAAGAGTCCTCCCACAAACAAAATGGGAAGGAAAATAGCCAGGGCCAATCCAGCAAACAATGTTCTCTTTTGTAAATCTTGGGTCATATCTTCTCCTAAACTCCTCCAAAACGGCGATTGCGACGATTATAGGCCGTAATAGCCTCCTGCAAAGATGTCTCATCAAAATCAGGCCACAAGGTATCCGTAAAGTAAAGCTCACTATAGGCTGCTTGCCATGGCAAGAAATTACTCAAACGCAACTCGCCACTCGTGCGGATAATCAAATCAGGATCTCGCAAATCCTTTGGCAGGCGCTGTGTGAAAAGATAATCCCCTATCATATCTTCTGTAATATCACCAGGATTGATTTTGGCATCTAGAACTTCCTGAGCCAAGCTCTTAAAAGCCTGCGTAATTTCAGCACGACCACCATAGTTAAGCGCAAAATTGAGAATCAAGCCTGTATTGTTCTTGGTCAATTCCTCTGCTTTTTTCAAAGCTTCAAAAGTCGGCTTAGGCAGACGGTCTGTCTCCCCAATCATCTGAATCTTAACGTTATTTGCGTGCAATTCAGGGACGTAGTTATCATAAAATTCGACTGGCAAATTCATGATAAACTTGACCTCTTGATCTGGGCGTGTCCAATTTTCCGTTGAAAAGGCATAAACCGTGATGACCTTAACTCCCATCTTGTTAGCTGCCTTGGTTACCTTTTGGAGGGCTTCCATTCCCGCCTTATGACCAAAAACCCGTGGTTGCATCCGTTTTTTAGCCCAACGACCATTCCCATCCATGATGATGCCAATATGAGCAGGAACCTGTGTTGGAACCTCGACTTCTACAGCTTTATCTTTCTTAAAAAATCCAAACATGTTCTTATTCCTATTCAAAAATCTATCGTTTCATTATACCATATTTCCCTATTTTCTTCTATTGCTAAGTTATTAGCTCTCCGTAAAGACAAAAATTAAGCCGCCTAATTGGGCGACTTAGTTTTATAGGGAGATTATTATGAAAAAGTTTTAGGAGTTTAAGTTAAGTTTCTCTTAACTTATGAACTTAGTATACACCTCCTAGCTTAAATTTTTCTTAAGTTTTTTGAGAAATGAAAAATCTAAAATAAGATTGCCCACTTGAGTGTACGAAAAGTACCTCAAATCATCTCAAATAGCCAATCTAAGTCTAAAACCTAGCTTTTTCTGAAAGTCATTTCAAGCTGACACCTTTTTCCATAGTTTATAGATTGGAACTTTGCCTCATAAGTTACTTTCATAATGCACTTATCCATCAAATCATATATTCTACACTATAGCTAGCATCTGATAAGATACGAGCCAGAAACTGCTTGGTTCGTTCTTCCTGCGGACGACTAAAGAAGTCATGTGGATTATTCTCCTCTACGATACGGCCTCCGTCCATGAAAATAACGTGGTTAGCGACATCCCTAGCAAATCCCATCTCATGCGTGACGACCACCATGGTCACACCTTCTCCCGCCAACTGTTTCAGAACATCCAAAACATCTCCAACCAACTCAGGGTCTAGTGCAGATGTTGGTTCATCTAGCAAAATGACCTCGGGCTTGACGGCAATGGCACGCGCAATTCCTATTCGTTGTTGTTGTCCTCCAGATAGTTGTGAAGGGTAGTAGTCCTTATAAGCAAGTAAACCAACTTTTTCCAAGGCAGATTCTGCACGTTTAAGCGCTTCTTCCTTGGGAACTTTACGAGCCACGATTAGGCCTTCTAGAATATTTTCCAGAGCAGTTTTGTTTGCAAATAGATTGTAGTGTTGGAAAACAAAGGCTGTTTTTTGGCGAATTTCTAGAATGTCTTTCTTGCTTAATTTAGCTAAGTCATAGGTCTTTCCTGCCAAGGTCAACGTGCCACTGTCAGCTTTTTCTAAGTGGTTGAGGCAACGGAGAAAGGTCGTTTTCCCCGAACCTGATGGTCCTAAAATAACGACGACATCCCCTTGGTTGACCTGAAGATTGACATCCTCCAGAACCTGCCTCTCACCAAATGTTTTTGCGATATGTTCTACTTGTAACATCCTATCCTCCTATACAAAACGTGCGCTAGATGCTTTTGCTCTCTTTTCTTTTTTCACATAGCCTTTCTCCAGTAGGAAGAAGCCCCACTGAATCAAACCACAGATCAAAATATACTGCAAAAAGATCACAAAATAAGACTCAAAATACTGGTAACCGTAGGACGCTTCCACACGGGCAATAGCAGTGATATCCTTGATAGTCATAACAAAGACCAGGGAGGTCCCTTTGACGATATTGATCACCAGATTGGCCAAGTTAGGCAAGGCTGAGCGCAAGGCTTGAGGAAAAACAATCCTTAGATAGGCCTGGGTCGTAGTCAGTCCAATCGCATGCGCCGCCTCTAGTTGTCCCTTGTCCACCGTCAAAATAGCTGAACGCAAAATCTCCGACAAACTCCCGACTGTCATCAAACTATAAATGATAAAGGCATAGTAGAGAGGATCAAGTTTGAAAATATCAAAGTCACTTCCTATGCTTTTGAAAAATTGATTCAGCAGACTTGGAAACAAACTATAAAAGAAGAGAATCAATAAAATCGGAGGAGTCGCTCGGATAAACGCCAGATAGACCAGAGAAAAACTCCTCACCCCTCGAATCTTGTAAATCTGCCCCAAGGCTAAAAATAGAGCAGGTAAAAAACTTAAGACCATGGCCACAATCATGATGACCAAGGTGATTGGCACACCTTTCAAGGTCTCCAGAAAGGTCTTTACAATATAGTCTATGTCCATTTCTTACCTCCCTTTTGTTTCCAAAGACTTCTCAAGCAAACGACTCAAGCTAGAAATAACCAAAGCAATCCCCCAGTAAAGAAGCGCAACTGCCGTATAGGTTTCCAGTGAGTAGTTCCCTAAATTGCGACTGATCAAGAGATTGCCTGCCCCCATAACATCAACGAAACCAATCGTATAGGCCAAGGCAGCATCCCGCATGAGATTGAGAATAGCGGTTGTTATGTTGGGAAGAGCAACTTGAAAAGCTTGGGGAAAAATGATTCTCCAAAAAGTTTGACTTGGAGTCAGACCAATACTAAGCCCTGCCTCTGTCTGCCCCTTTGGAATAGCTTGATAGGCCGCCTTGAAAACCTCGGCAACGATAGCCGCAAACAAGAGAATCATCGTCAAGAGAACAAAAATAGTTTTAGACCAGTTGTTGATATCCAAACCAAGCCACCATTTCAGAAATTCTGGCAAGCCATAAAAGACTAGAAAAAGCAAGACAATCGGCGGTGTACAACGAAGGGTAAAGATATAGCCTTTGGAAATCGCTGCAAAACTCTTGTCTTCTCCTACTTGTGCCCAGGCCAAGAGACCTCCAAAAAGGGAACCAAGAAGAGTGGTAAAAAAGAGAATGGACAAGGTCATAGGAAGTGCCTGCCATAAGGTCGGTAAAAACTGAAAGACCTTGGAAAAATCATAAGAAACCATGCAAAACCCTTTCTAGTCTTGGAATTTCTGGTCTAGTCTTTGTCTACGTAACTAAAGACATCTTCTTTAAAGTATTGCTGAGATAGCTTAGCAAGCGTGCCATCTTCTTTCAACTCTTTGATTGCTTTTTCGTATTCTTTAGCGAATTTCTCACCCTTTTCATCACGGTGAATCAAGGGATAAGTTGGAATACCCTTGTATGGGAACCAGCTGAGTTTATCCGCATATTGGTGGTAAGGGCCATCTTCTGCGGTAACTGCTTTTTCAAAGGACAGTTTGATATCAAAGAAGGCGTCATAACGTCCTTCTAAGACCCAGGCATAGGCATCTGCCACCTTAAAGGATTCTGCTGCTGTCAGCTCAATCGGTGCATCCTGATGTTTTTCATTGTAGCTGGTGATAACATTCCATTGAGCATTCTGTGGAGAGATAGGAACCAATTTCCCTTTATTCTTAGCAAAGTCATCAATGGTTTTGTATTTCTGTTCATCTTCTTTTCTGACAGTAAATCCGATGATGCTCGCTCCGACTGGTTCCGATGGAATGACAAACTTTTTAGCTCGTTCGTCTGTGTACCAAGCTCCCTTGGTTCCGATGTCATACTTGCCTGATTCCAGACCAATCAAGAGGTCGTCATCACTGGTACCCGTATATTCAAATTTATAGTTTGCCAACTTCTCATCAACAGCCTTCAAAACAGCTACTTCATAACCATCTGATTCCCCTTTTTCATTGACAAAGTCATAAGGTATGTAGTTTTGTGTATGGGCAACCTTCAAGGTTATGACTTCAGCAGATGAAGCCGTTTCTCCCTCCTTGGCCGGAGCGCCAGCTAAACTTCTCCCGATAATCGTTGCCCCAATTACTGCAACAACTGCTACACCACCGATAATCCATGCTTTTTTACTCATCTTTTTCTCCTTTAGTTTTCAAGCGCTTCTCTCACCCACTGGATACGTTCAACTGCGATATCACTTGGAATAGTACAATCTGCCCCAAGTACCAAGCCCTGTTCCCCAGCTTCTGCAACTAGTTTCTTTGCCTTAGCCTGAATGGCATCCTTGCTACCAGTATACAGTAAGCCTGTCTTGCCATTTTCGAATCCTCCAAGAACCGTACGTCCCTTGAAAATCTCACGACCTTCCTTGAGAGTGATTCCCTCTGGTCCTACAGCCCAGTTAAAGACTTGGGCTGGATAGTCTGCAAAAAGGTGAATATCATTTCGCGCTCCCTCGTAGCCACAGATATGAAGAACTGTGACGCCACCAACAGCACTAGCTGCTTCCAGAACCGTTATCTCGCTAGGGGCAATGACGGCTTGATAATCTGCTGCCAACACTCGTTGATCTTGGATACTCTGCACGCTGAGGTAGATTCCGTCAGCACCAGCCTCTTCGATGACAGCTCGGCTGAGACTCGCAATATCTTCTGCAATCACATCCAACACCTTCTTCAGAGCTTCAGGATCTTCCACCAGAAAATCTGCAATGAGGTCATCGCCACCAGACACTTCCCCTAGTAGCCACTTGAGATAGGTCACAGGAGCAAAAATATTGTAAATCGCAACGATATCTTCTGTAAACTCTTGCTTAATTTTCTTAACCAAGTCCACCTGCTCTTTTATCCAAGCGTGCTCTGGTCCGAGTGGTTGAATGGTCGCCAATTCTTGAAGTGATTTTCCTTGAGCAATCGCTGGATTTGGATAAGCAAAGTAGCCATCACTCATGAGTTTGATAAAGTCTGGCTGAACTTCTCGTATAAAGCGCTTATGCCCCTCGATATTCTTCTTGATAATGGCTGGATTTGAGAAACCGTGTAGCCATTCGTCTTCGGATGTGAAATGGTGCCAAAAGCCAACTGGCACACGATCAACCTTCTCACCTTTAAATGCTTTTAAAACCCATTCTCTTTTTTCTGACATTCTTATTCTCCATTTCTTACTTTTTCAACTAATAAACTGCTTGCGATATCATTCGAGCGTAGAAAGGGGAGACTGGACTTGGAAAAATCCTGAACTCCACGACATCTTTCTCCATTTTTACAATGCTCATTTTTTACAACGCTTATGGCAACCAAGGCCAGCAAACTGATAACTGCAATGAAG
It includes:
- a CDS encoding proline--tRNA ligase codes for the protein MKQSKMLIPTLREMPSDAQVISHALMLRAGYVRQVSAGVYSYLPLANRVIEKAKNIMRQEFDKIGAVEMLAPALLSADLWRESGRYETYGEDLYKLKNREKSDFILGPTHEETFTAIVRDSVKSYKQLPLNLYQIQPKYRDEKRPRNGLLRTREFIMKDGYSFHANYDSLDVTYDEYKAAYERIFTRSGLDFKAIIGDGGAMGGKDSQEFMAITPARTDLDRWVVLDKSVASFDEIPAEVQEEIKAELLKWMVSGEDTIAYSSESSYAANLEMATNEYKPSNRVVAEEEVTRVETPSVKSIDEVAVFLNVPEEQTIKTLFYMADGELVAALLVGNDQLNEVKLKNHLGADFFDVASEEEVANVISAGFGSLGPVGLPENVKIIADRKVQDVRNAVVGANEDGYHLTGVNPGRDFTAEYVDIREVREGEISPDGQGVLNFARGIEIGHIFKLGTRYSASMGADVLDENGRAVPIIMGCYGIGVSRLLSAVMEQHARLFVNKTPKGEYRYAWGINFPKELAPFDVHLITVNVKDEEAQALTDKLEANLMDAGYEVLTDDRNERVGVKFSDSDLIGLPIRITVGKKAADGIVEVKIKATGDTIEVHADNLLETLEILSKK
- the rseP gene encoding RIP metalloprotease RseP — translated: MIGLLTFILVFGIIVVVHEFGHFYFAKKSGILVREFAIGMGPKIFAHIGKDGTAYTIRILPLGGYVRMAGWGDDATEIKTGTPVSLTLADDGKVKRINLSGKKLDQTALPMQVTQFDFEDKLFIKGLVLEEEKTFAVDHDATVVEEDGTEVRIAPLDVQYQNASIWGKLITNFAGPMNNFILGVVVFWILIFLQGGVRDTQTNLFHVMPEGALAKVGVAETAQITKVGSHEIKNWQDLTQSVEADTKDKTAPTLDVTISENGSEKQVTVTPEENQGRYILGVQPGVKSDFLSMFVGGFTTAADSGLRILSALKNLIFHPDLNKLGGPVAIFKASSDAAKNGIENILYFLAMISINIGIFNLIPIPALDGGKIVLNILEAIRRKPLKQEIETYVTMAGVVIMVVLMLAVTWNDIMRLFF
- a CDS encoding phosphatidate cytidylyltransferase, whose protein sequence is MTQDLQKRTLFAGLALAIFLPILFVGGLLLQVGIGLLAMLAVHELLQMKGLKTMTIEGALTLFATFALTIPLENYLTFLPVDGNVVAYSVLITIMLGTTVFSKNYTIEDAAFPIAVSFYVGFGFNALLDARVAGFDKVLLALFIVWATDSAAYLIGMNFGKHKLAPRVSPNKSIEGFIGGILGAVLVTAIFMLVDSTVALPYGIYRMSLFAVFFSVAGQFGDLIESAMKRHFGVKDSGKFIPGHGGVLDRFDSMLVVFPIMHLFGLF
- a CDS encoding isoprenyl transferase — its product is MFGFFKKDKAVEVEVPTQVPAHIGIIMDGNGRWAKKRMQPRVFGHKAGMEALQKVTKAANKMGVKVITVYAFSTENWTRPDQEVKFIMNLPVEFYDNYVPELHANNVKIQMIGETDRLPKPTFEALKKAEELTKNNTGLILNFALNYGGRAEITQAFKSLAQEVLDAKINPGDITEDMIGDYLFTQRLPKDLRDPDLIIRTSGELRLSNFLPWQAAYSELYFTDTLWPDFDETSLQEAITAYNRRNRRFGGV
- a CDS encoding amino acid ABC transporter ATP-binding protein; protein product: MLQVEHIAKTFGERQVLEDVNLQVNQGDVVVILGPSGSGKTTFLRCLNHLEKADSGTLTLAGKTYDLAKLSKKDILEIRQKTAFVFQHYNLFANKTALENILEGLIVARKVPKEEALKRAESALEKVGLLAYKDYYPSQLSGGQQQRIGIARAIAVKPEVILLDEPTSALDPELVGDVLDVLKQLAGEGVTMVVVTHEMGFARDVANHVIFMDGGRIVEENNPHDFFSRPQEERTKQFLARILSDASYSVEYMI
- a CDS encoding amino acid ABC transporter permease, yielding MDIDYIVKTFLETLKGVPITLVIMIVAMVLSFLPALFLALGQIYKIRGVRSFSLVYLAFIRATPPILLILFFYSLFPSLLNQFFKSIGSDFDIFKLDPLYYAFIIYSLMTVGSLSEILRSAILTVDKGQLEAAHAIGLTTTQAYLRIVFPQALRSALPNLANLVINIVKGTSLVFVMTIKDITAIARVEASYGYQYFESYFVIFLQYILICGLIQWGFFLLEKGYVKKEKRAKASSARFV
- a CDS encoding amino acid ABC transporter permease; its protein translation is MVSYDFSKVFQFLPTLWQALPMTLSILFFTTLLGSLFGGLLAWAQVGEDKSFAAISKGYIFTLRCTPPIVLLFLVFYGLPEFLKWWLGLDINNWSKTIFVLLTMILLFAAIVAEVFKAAYQAIPKGQTEAGLSIGLTPSQTFWRIIFPQAFQVALPNITTAILNLMRDAALAYTIGFVDVMGAGNLLISRNLGNYSLETYTAVALLYWGIALVISSLSRLLEKSLETKGR
- a CDS encoding transporter substrate-binding domain-containing protein — protein: MSKKAWIIGGVAVVAVIGATIIGRSLAGAPAKEGETASSAEVITLKVAHTQNYIPYDFVNEKGESDGYEVAVLKAVDEKLANYKFEYTGTSDDDLLIGLESGKYDIGTKGAWYTDERAKKFVIPSEPVGASIIGFTVRKEDEQKYKTIDDFAKNKGKLVPISPQNAQWNVITSYNEKHQDAPIELTAAESFKVADAYAWVLEGRYDAFFDIKLSFEKAVTAEDGPYHQYADKLSWFPYKGIPTYPLIHRDEKGEKFAKEYEKAIKELKEDGTLAKLSQQYFKEDVFSYVDKD
- a CDS encoding uroporphyrinogen decarboxylase family protein — its product is MSEKREWVLKAFKGEKVDRVPVGFWHHFTSEDEWLHGFSNPAIIKKNIEGHKRFIREVQPDFIKLMSDGYFAYPNPAIAQGKSLQELATIQPLGPEHAWIKEQVDLVKKIKQEFTEDIVAIYNIFAPVTYLKWLLGEVSGGDDLIADFLVEDPEALKKVLDVIAEDIASLSRAVIEEAGADGIYLSVQSIQDQRVLAADYQAVIAPSEITVLEAASAVGGVTVLHICGYEGARNDIHLFADYPAQVFNWAVGPEGITLKEGREIFKGRTVLGGFENGKTGLLYTGSKDAIQAKAKKLVAEAGEQGLVLGADCTIPSDIAVERIQWVREALEN